Part of the Desulfotomaculum sp. genome, AGAAATTATACACCGAAATGTTCGAATGGATCGCTGAGCACGGCTATGAGTTTCTCGGTGTTTTTTATGAATATTACTTGAACTCGCCGATGGAGGTCCCAGAAAGCGAATTATTAACCCGCATCGACCTGCCCATTAAAACAATCCCTTGCTCCGGCGGCAGTGAATAAAAAGCAGCCGGAAGATATTTGAAAAGGGTTCCTCTGGTTGAAGGAAGTGTTGCCCCTGAAAATAAAGATTGGAAACAAGAACGTACTGTATCCAATGCCTGTGACCGTCGTGGGAGCTATGGTCAACGGCAGGCCGAATTTCATAGCTATTGCGCATGTTGGAATATTAACAAGGCATCAGCCTCATCTTATTTCGTTGAGCATGAGCAAGATGCATTACACCAATGCCGGGATAAAAGAAACAAAGACATTTAGTATAAACCTGATGTCAGTGGAGAATATGGTTCCTGCCGATTATGTGGGTACTTTTTCAGGTAAAGCAGTTGACAAATCTCAAGTATTCGAGGTCTTCTACGGCGAGCTCAAGACGGCTCCAATTATTGCCGGGTGCCCTTTGTCTATGGAGTGCAAGCTTTATGATGTTTACGAACTGCCGCAATTTGATGTTTTCATTGGCGAAATAGTTGAAACATATGCCGATAAAAATGTGCTGACAGACGGAAAAGTCGATCTTTCAAAAGTAAATCCTTTATTATTTGATATGACCGGTATCCAATACTGGTCAATTGGCAAAGCAGCCGGCAAGTGCTGGAATATAGGCAGGCAATATGGTAAATCAGAATAAATTGTATAGTATCAGATAGCCTATACGAAGTCACAGCGTTTTTCGAGCCCTTGAGCCTGAGGTGCTCTATTTTTTTGCCCTTGTCGTCCCAAAAAGCAGCGGCCCGGTATTCCCAGGCCGCTTTATAATCAGTATTATGAATTTGACAACAGAAAAACTATCCGTTATTTGTCCATTTTTTTTAAATCTTGATCCCTATTTCCCCTGCACATTAGCGTCATAATCAAGCGAGGGGAATGACATCGCCCTGGCTAAAACGAAAGCCGCCTGAAGAGCTTCTGTCGGGCAAAGCGGGAAGCATTCCTTGCAATCCCAGCATACCTTGGAAGCTATCTCCGGAATAAAACTGATCTCCCGTTTTGTCCCTCTGTTGATAAAGCCGATGGCGAACTCCTTTTTAATCTCGGCGCAGTACCTGACACAAAGGCCGCAGTGAATGCAGAATGACGGTTCTTTTTCGAAACGGTTCCTGTCCGCCCCGTACTCTTTGGCCAAATCCACCAGTTCAAACGCGTCCGGAGCATGAGCCAGCAGCAGTTCGATGATTGTTTTACGGATCCTGTCTATCTTCTCGGACCTGGTTTTGACGACCAGATTATTCTCTACCGGGTAAACGCAGGAAACAACCAGCCTCCACCAGCCGCGCTGTTCTATTTCTACTACACAGAGACGGCAGGCCCCATAAGGCTCCATCCTCTCGTCATAACACAAGGTGGGAATATGTATCCCGGCGCTTCTTGCCGCTTCCAGGACAGTCATATCTTTTTTGGCCTTTACTTCTTTTCCGTCAATCGTTAAGACTATATCACTCATTTTCCGCTGCCCCCTTTCCTTTGCCCCGGACAATAACTCTTTGCTCTTCAGGGATAGGAGGCGGAACGGGCTCGCCGGAAATCTTCTTCACAGCGCGGAAACGGGGGGGGCAAACCTCAAAGCAGGTTCCGCACTTTGTGCATTTCTCCTGGTCAACTACATGAATCATGTTCTTGCCGCCGATAATGGCGCCTGTCGGGCATTTCCTGGCGCAAACCATACAGGCCTGGCAAAGGGCCGGGTCAATATGAAAGGCAATTAACTCTTTACAGGTCATGGCGGGGCACCGCTTCTCGTAAACGTGCGCCTCATACTCATCCCTGAAGTATTTCAGCGTGCTTAAGAACGGGTTCGGGGCGCTTTTTCCTAAAGCGCAAAGGGCGGCTTCAACGGCTGTTTCAGCCAACTCTTCCAGAAGCTCTATGTCGCCCTCTTTTCCTTTTCCTTTGGTGATGTTGGTGAGGGTCTTGAGCATCTGTCTGATTCCTTCACGGCAGGGAACACACTTACCGCACGATTCATCGGTAAGGAATTCCAGGAAGTACCTGGCGACATCGACCATGCAGGTCTCGTCGTCCATGACGATCATTCCGCCGGAACCCATCATCGAACCGACTTTGGTAAGTTCGTCAAAACCGACTTCCAGATCCAGCATGCTCTCAGGGATACATCCGCCGGACGGCCCTCCGGTCTGAATCGCTTTAAACTTCTTGCCTCCGGGGATTCCTCCGCCGATCTTAAAAACAATATCTCTTAAGGTAACACCCATGGGCACTTCCACAAGGCCGGTATTATTGATTTTGCCGACCAGGGAGAAAATCTTCGTGCCCTTGCTGGTTGCGGTTCCGTATTGAGTAAACCAGTCAGCGCCCTTGTTGATAATCAGCGGCACATTGGCCCAGGTCTCCACATTGTTCAATACGCTGGGTTTTTGCCATAGCCCCTTAATATTGGAACGGACATACTTCGGTCTGGGTTCTCCGGGCCGCCCTTCCAGGGCTGTCATCAAGGCTGTGGACTCGCCGCAGACAAAAGCGCCGGCCCCCATATGGACTTTAACCTTGAAATTAAAGTTCGTGCCAAGGATATTATCCCCTAAAAGGCCATACTCCTCTGCCTGCCTGATGGCAAGATTCACATTTTCTACCGCCAGCGGGTACTCCTGCCGGCAGTAAATATAGCCTTCAGAAGCGCCGACAGCATAGGCCCCGATAGCCAGCCCCTCAAGCACTGAATGAGGGTTCCCTTCAAGAACGGCCCGATCCATAAATGCTCCGGGATCACCTTCATCAGCGTTGACTATTACATACCTGATATCGCTGGGGGCTTTACTGGATCCTTCCCATTTGCTCCCGGTCGGGAAACCAGCGCCTCCCCTTCCTCTCAGTCCCGATTTTTTGACTTCTTCCAAGACGTCCTTTTCGCTCATCTGGAATAAAGACTTGGATAGGGCGGCGTAACCGCCAATGGCAAGGTAGTCTTCGATGCTCTTGAAATCGATTTTAATGTTGTTGCCGAGTATGATTCTCTCCTGATTTTTATAAAAGGGGATATCATACTCATGAACTGCCTTCTCATTTGTTGCCGCGTCGGTAAAGAGCAGGCGTTCGACGACCGTCTTTTCTTTTATGGAACTGACAATTTCGGGAACGTCTCCGGGCTGCACCTGGACATAACATATTTCGTCAGGATAGATGACTAAAATAGGACCTCTTTCACAAAATCCCGGGCAGCCGGTTCCCTTGGTGTCTATTTCGGCCTCCAAGCCCCGTTTGACAATCTCTTCTTTAAAGGCTGCTATTACTTCACTTGCGCCGGAAGCGACACAACCGGCGCCGGCGCATATTGAAATGCAAGGTTTATTTGGATCCCTTGCTGACAATATGGCCGCTCTTACTTCTTCCAATTCAGCGGACGAATTTATACGAGCCATAATTTCACCCTAATCATAATTTTTTAGCGCGTCTGCTATCTTGGCAGGCGCCATTTTGCCGTAGACCTTACCGTCGACTTCCATCACCGGCCCTAATGCGCAGCAACCAAGACAGTTAACGGTTTCCAGACTGAACTTCAAATCCAGGTCTGTTTCGCCGGGGTTAAGTCCGGTTATGTCCTGTACGGTGTCGAGAATACGCGATGCGCCACGGACATGACAGGCAGTACCCAGACAAATGTGAACCCCGTGGCGCCCTTTGGGAACTACGCTGAAAGCTTTGTAGAAGGTAGCTATATGCTGTATCCTGGTTAAAGGAACCTGCAATCTCTCGGCTACTCTGTCCAACGCTTCTTTGGGAAGCCAGTTGTTTGCGCCCTGAATGTCCAGTAGAACTTGAATTAGGGAACTGGCCTCACAATTATGTTTATCAATAATTTGATCTACTTTATCCATATCCATAGCCTGTCTGAATCTCCTTTTTTCCCTTTAATTCTCCGCCTGCTCTTCGCCTTAAGCCAGCGCGTACCGCTTCAGGCCTTCGTCATACCTGACAAACTTTTGCCTTGACGAACTGATCAGGTGCCTTGACACTTCAGACGGGGTCAGGCCTAACGCCTTGGCGATCTCCGGGGTTGTAAGGGGCTGCTGCCGCAGGAGAGCGACGATCTGGCCCACTGCCAATTTATCCGCAATTGTTTCCTTAAATAGCCCTTTAAACTCGTCACTGGCGAAGAATTCATTACATTCTTCTTCTGTCTTGAACGGCCCCCTGAGCCTCTCTCTTTCCACCAGCCTGATGTAGGGTATCAGGTTTGTAACTGCTTCAAGTTTAGCTTTTAAAGCGCTTGCGTCCATTCCTTCTCCTTTGCCAAGAGGCCCCAGTTCCTTTATCTTCTTGACAAATTCATTGACGCCTTCAACATAAACATTCGCTTCGCTGCCGGACATGAACTTGAGCTTTAACCTTTCCGGATTCAGCCCTACATGCTTCAGCAGCGCTCTTGTTATATTCACCATGCTCAGCGCATGGAAGTTACCATGAGTAATGTAGTTACATTCATTCAGATGGCAGCCACCCATAAACACCCCGTCCGCTCCTCTTGAGAAAGCCCGGAGTACAAACGACATGTCGACTCTACCGGAACACATGACGCGAACGAGTCTCATTTCAGATGTGTATTGTAGTCTGGAAACTCCAGCCAAATCAGCGGCGCCGTAGGCTCACCAGTGGCATACAAAGCCTATAAGCTTTGGTTTAAACTTTTCTGTACTCATTCGTTCTCACCTCCTTAATCCCGCCTATTAGTTCAATAATATCTTACAGATTTACAACCTTTGCTTCTTCACCTTCTGCTTCGATCTCTTCCTCAGCCTCGGGAAACAGCGCGTCAATTTCGCTTAAGATCTCTTGATCATTAAAGTGCTTGAGCATAATCGCATTTGTCGCGCACTTTGTGTTGCACAGGCCGTCTCCTTTACACAGGACAGGATTTACTCTTGCCTTCCTGCCTGTCGGCGTCTCATAAAAATCTATGGCGCCGTAAGTACATGCTGTGATACACGCCCCGCACGAAATACACCTGTTCTCGTCCACCTCGCAGACGGACCCGGAAGCGGTGACCGTATCACGTGATAGAAGCGTCAAAGCCCTGCCTGCAGCTCCGTAAGACTGGTTAATCGTTTCCTGGATAAACTTGGGATAGTGAGTTATCCCGCAAAGGTAAACGCCGTCTGTACCGAACTCTACAGGTCTTAATTTGACATGGGCTTCTTTGAAGAAGCCGTCCGGGCTTAAAACCACCTTGAATAACCCGGCTATTTCCTTGGTTGCTTCCGAGGGAAGAACTGCGGCAGCCAGAGCAATTATATCAGCGTCCAGTTCAAGTTTCTTATCTAAAACATAATCTGTCACCGTAACCCTTAAGATGCTCTTGCCGCCTTCTTTGGCCGGTTCAATCTCGGGTGGATCCTGCGGCTCATAGCGGATGAACCTTACATTTTTACTTGCCGCTCCCCTGTAATAGTCCTCTTTAAACCCGTACGTCCTCATATCCCGGAAGAGGATGTATATATCCACATCGGGGTTTTTCTCTTTCAGATTCAAGGCGTTCTTTATCGACTGGCTGCAGCAGATCCTGCTGCAGTAATTTCTGTCTTCATTTCTGCAGCCCACGCACTGGATCATCACAAGACTCTCGGCGTTGACAACCTTTTCGTCTTCCTGGAAGATTTTCTCCTCCAACTCGAGGTTGGTCATTACCCTATCATCTTCCCCGTAAAGGTATTCGGTAGGCGTGTATAAATCAGCGCCTATTGCGATGACGGCTGCGCCGTGTTTTATTTCCGTAAGCCCTCTGCCGGACTGCACCCTGGTTACGAAATTACCCACATAACCAGAAGCCTCCGTGATTGCAGCATTTTCATACACATGGATTAAAGGGTGCTGGTATACTTGCTTGATCAAATCACTCAAATAAGCCTGAACATCCAGCCCCTCCAGGGTGGAATGCAGCCTGCGCGCTATTCCTCCAAGCTGGGCATCCTTTTCCAGAAGGTAAACATCATGCCCCTGATTGGCTATGGACAAAGAGCAGGTCATACCGGCTATGCCTCCGCCGACTACCAGCGCATTTTTATTTACCGGCAGTTCAAATTCCTGCAGGGGCTCTAAGAGACAGGCCCGGGCTACTTTCATCCGGACTATGTCCTTGGCCTTCTGGGTGGCTTCTTCTTTTTCCTTGGCATGGACCCAGGAGTTATGCTCCCGGATATTGGCCATTTCGTAGTAATACTGGTTAATTCCCGCCTCTCGCAGTGTATCCCGGAATAACGGCTCAAGGGTTCTGGGAGAACAGGCGGCGACAACCACACGGTTAAGCCCTTTTTCCTTGGCTATGTCCGTTATTTCCTTGGCGGAATTGGTAGCGCAGGAGAACAGATGCTCCTGGGCGTAAACTACATTAGGCAGGGTTAAGGCATATTCAACCACGGAAGGAACATTGACTATCCTTCCGATGTTGGCTCCGCAGTGGCAAACAAAAACTCCTACCCTCGGCTCTTCCTGGGAAACATTCCGTTCATCCGGATAAATCCTCTCTTTGGACAGGTGTCCCCGTCTGTAGTCAAGGAGTTCACCGACCTGCGAACCTGCCCCGCTGGCGCTAAAGACTGACTCGGGGATATCCAGGGGACCCTGGAAAGCTCCGCTGATAAATATTCCAGGTTGGTCTGTAATCATCGGATTAGTCGGATCGAGCTTGCAAAAACCGTGAGACTCAAGCTCGATGCCGTATTTGCTTGCAATACCCTCTGCATTCTTAGGAGGATTCAAGCCGACCGATAAAACGACCATATCGAATTCTTCCTCTTTAACACCCTCGTCAGTTGTGGAATACCGTATGGTAACATTCTTGGTTACCGGGTCTTCCCTTACTATTGTTGTGTAGCTCCTGATAAACCTCATCTTGGAAAGGGCTGCTGTCCTGTCGTAGAAGCGCTCAAAATCCTTCCCGTAGGAGCGGACATCGTTATGGAAGATCACGCAATCACAATCCGCATCGTGATCTTTTGTGATAATCACCTGTTTTTGAGCATATGTGCAGCATACCGCCGAACAATAGCTGTTGCCGCCGGGCAGAACCTGTCTGGAACCTACGCATTGAATCCAGGCTATTTTATGGGGATGCTTCAAATCGGAAGCACGCAGTATCTCGCCCCCGTATGCCCCGGTAGATGACAACAACCGTTCATAGTCCATGCTGGTTACAACATTGACAAATTCTCCGTAGCGGTATTCCTCTCTCAGCCTGGGATCATACGGTTCAAAACCGGTAGAAAGAATGATCGCTCCTACATTAATCTCTTTCTTCTCAGGCTTCTGACTTAAGTCTATGGCATTGTTCTGGCATACTCCCTCGCATATACGGCATTTGTTCTCTTTAAGGTAAAGACAGTTCTCGTCGATATATGCGACAAGCGGAATTGCCTGGGGGAAGTAAACATGGACGGCCTTATTCTTGGATATATCCTGATTGAATTCATCAGGGTATATAACCGGGCAGTACTCCACGCAGGTAGTACAACCCGTACATTTATCTTCTAAAATATACCTGGGTTTTCTAATTAATGTTGCCTTAAAATCTCCTACTTCCCCTTCTATGCTGTCAACTTCCGTATAGGTTAGAACTTCTATATTTGGATGCCGGCCGACCTCGACCAGTTTTGGCGCGAGTATTCACATGGAGCAGTCGTTGGTCGGAAAGGTCTTGTCAAGCTGAGCCATGTGGCCGCCAATACTGGGGGCCTTCTCAACAAGGTAAACCTTAAAACCAGCGGCGGCAAGATCAAGTGATGCTTGAATGCCGCTGATTCCGCCACCAACAACCATTACGTCTCCAAATTCTTTTTCACCGCAAAGCCGGGAAATCTGTTCTACAATTTGTTCTTTTTCCACTTTCCTTCCACCTCATCAGGTATTAAGTTCCCGTACGTCCGGGTAACCTTACTTAATTTGTTGCACAGCCAAGTCGCTCCGGGTGGGAATACACCGACAGGCGATTTCCACGCGCATGGCCAACCAGCGTGATACCCAGTTCTTGAGCAAGTAAAACAGCGCCCCCCGTCGGCGAATGACGGGAAACAACCAACGGGACCTGCATCTTTGCCACCTTGAACAGCATTTCCGATGAAATGCGGCCGGTGCTCAATAAAATTGTATCTCTGGTCGGCAGTTCTTTGAGCAGGCATTCGCCCTGGATCTTGTCCAGTGTGTTATGCCGTCCAATATCCTCAGACACTACAAGCAGATTCTTGGTATCGGACAAAGCCGAGGCGTGCACACCGCCGCTAAACCGGTACAAATCCATCCGATCCTGAAACTGCTTTAATAGTGAAAACACTTCCTTCGGCGCAATGACCAGCTCCGATTCAACCTTTTTCCCCTCGGTCTGAAAAGCATAACCGCCGCCGCAGCCGGAAGTAAGTTTCCGTTTTTTCGGCGCTTCAAATTCGGGGTCAGCCAGCCTCACGTCGACTTCGGATTCATCGTCACACACCCGCATCATCGCCACATCTCCCATGCCCGAGATAATTCCCTCTGAGTACAGGAATCCGAGGACGAGAAAATTGAGCTTGGTCGGAGTGCACAGGATAGTAACCAGTTCCTTCTGATTGACATAAATAGTCACTTCCCTTTCGCTGGGAACATAAACCGGAACCTTGACCCATCCCTTTTCTGAAAAGCGATCGCAGGTTACTTCCAACGCCAACTTCGCAGCCGCTATGTCAATCGCTTCCTGCATGTTTGGCTCTCCGTCCTTTAAATAACTTCTTGAATGACCTCTGTGATGTCTTTGATCTCGATGACTTCATCAAAATTCATAACCAGTCTGCTGTCCTCAAAATTGGTGATGCAATAGGGACAGGTGGTAACCAGAACCTCGGCGCCG contains:
- a CDS encoding flavin reductase family protein; the protein is MPVTVVGAMVNGRPNFIAIAHVGILTRHQPHLISLSMSKMHYTNAGIKETKTFSINLMSVENMVPADYVGTFSGKAVDKSQVFEVFYGELKTAPIIAGCPLSMECKLYDVYELPQFDVFIGEIVETYADKNVLTDGKVDLSKVNPLLFDMTGIQYWSIGKAAGKCWNIGRQYGKSE
- a CDS encoding (2Fe-2S)-binding protein produces the protein MSDIVLTIDGKEVKAKKDMTVLEAARSAGIHIPTLCYDERMEPYGACRLCVVEIEQRGWWRLVVSCVYPVENNLVVKTRSEKIDRIRKTIIELLLAHAPDAFELVDLAKEYGADRNRFEKEPSFCIHCGLCVRYCAEIKKEFAIGFINRGTKREISFIPEIASKVCWDCKECFPLCPTEALQAAFVLARAMSFPSLDYDANVQGK
- a CDS encoding NADH-quinone oxidoreductase subunit F produces the protein MARINSSAELEEVRAAILSARDPNKPCISICAGAGCVASGASEVIAAFKEEIVKRGLEAEIDTKGTGCPGFCERGPILVIYPDEICYVQVQPGDVPEIVSSIKEKTVVERLLFTDAATNEKAVHEYDIPFYKNQERIILGNNIKIDFKSIEDYLAIGGYAALSKSLFQMSEKDVLEEVKKSGLRGRGGAGFPTGSKWEGSSKAPSDIRYVIVNADEGDPGAFMDRAVLEGNPHSVLEGLAIGAYAVGASEGYIYCRQEYPLAVENVNLAIRQAEEYGLLGDNILGTNFNFKVKVHMGAGAFVCGESTALMTALEGRPGEPRPKYVRSNIKGLWQKPSVLNNVETWANVPLIINKGADWFTQYGTATSKGTKIFSLVGKINNTGLVEVPMGVTLRDIVFKIGGGIPGGKKFKAIQTGGPSGGCIPESMLDLEVGFDELTKVGSMMGSGGMIVMDDETCMVDVARYFLEFLTDESCGKCVPCREGIRQMLKTLTNITKGKGKEGDIELLEELAETAVEAALCALGKSAPNPFLSTLKYFRDEYEAHVYEKRCPAMTCKELIAFHIDPALCQACMVCARKCPTGAIIGGKNMIHVVDQEKCTKCGTCFEVCPPRFRAVKKISGEPVPPPIPEEQRVIVRGKGKGAAENE
- a CDS encoding NAD(P)H-dependent oxidoreductase subunit E, giving the protein MDMDKVDQIIDKHNCEASSLIQVLLDIQGANNWLPKEALDRVAERLQVPLTRIQHIATFYKAFSVVPKGRHGVHICLGTACHVRGASRILDTVQDITGLNPGETDLDLKFSLETVNCLGCCALGPVMEVDGKVYGKMAPAKIADALKNYD
- a CDS encoding methyl-viologen-reducing hydrogenase subunit delta, encoding MSTEKFKPKLIGFVCHWUAYGAADLAGVSRLQYTSEMRLVRVMCSGRVDMSFVLRAFSRGADGVFMGGCHLNECNYITHGNFHALSMVNITRALLKHVGLNPERLKLKFMSGSEANVYVEGVNEFVKKIKELGPLGKGEGMDASALKAKLEAVTNLIPYIRLVERERLRGPFKTEEECNEFFASDEFKGLFKETIADKLAVGQIVALLRQQPLTTPEIAKALGLTPSEVSRHLISSSRQKFVRYDEGLKRYALA
- a CDS encoding heterodisulfide reductase, with protein sequence MEVLTYTEVDSIEGEVGDFKATLIRKPRYILEDKCTGCTTCVEYCPVIYPDEFNQDISKNKAVHVYFPQAIPLVAYIDENCLYLKENKCRICEGVCQNNAIDLSQKPEKKEINVGAIILSTGFEPYDPRLREEYRYGEFVNVVTSMDYERLLSSTGAYGGEILRASDLKHPHKIAWIQCVGSRQVLPGGNSYCSAVCCTYAQKQVIITKDHDADCDCVIFHNDVRSYGKDFERFYDRTAALSKMRFIRSYTTIVREDPVTKNVTIRYSTTDEGVKEEEFDMVVLSVGLNPPKNAEGIASKYGIELESHGFCKLDPTNPMITDQPGIFISGAFQGPLDIPESVFSASGAGSQVGELLDYRRGHLSKERIYPDERNVSQEEPRVGVFVCHCGANIGRIVNVPSVVEYALTLPNVVYAQEHLFSCATNSAKEITDIAKEKGLNRVVVAACSPRTLEPLFRDTLREAGINQYYYEMANIREHNSWVHAKEKEEATQKAKDIVRMKVARACLLEPLQEFELPVNKNALVVGGGIAGMTCSLSIANQGHDVYLLEKDAQLGGIARRLHSTLEGLDVQAYLSDLIKQVYQHPLIHVYENAAITEASGYVGNFVTRVQSGRGLTEIKHGAAVIAIGADLYTPTEYLYGEDDRVMTNLELEEKIFQEDEKVVNAESLVMIQCVGCRNEDRNYCSRICCSQSIKNALNLKEKNPDVDIYILFRDMRTYGFKEDYYRGAASKNVRFIRYEPQDPPEIEPAKEGGKSILRVTVTDYVLDKKLELDADIIALAAAVLPSEATKEIAGLFKVVLSPDGFFKEAHVKLRPVEFGTDGVYLCGITHYPKFIQETINQSYGAAGRALTLLSRDTVTASGSVCEVDENRCISCGACITACTYGAIDFYETPTGRKARVNPVLCKGDGLCNTKCATNAIMLKHFNDQEILSEIDALFPEAEEEIEAEGEEAKVVNL
- a CDS encoding heterodisulfide reductase subunit A — translated: MEKEQIVEQISRLCGEKEFGDVMVVGGGISGIQASLDLAAAGFKVYLVEKAPSIGGHMAQLDKTFPTNDCSM
- a CDS encoding formate dehydrogenase accessory sulfurtransferase FdhD; protein product: MQEAIDIAAAKLALEVTCDRFSEKGWVKVPVYVPSEREVTIYVNQKELVTILCTPTKLNFLVLGFLYSEGIISGMGDVAMMRVCDDESEVDVRLADPEFEAPKKRKLTSGCGGGYAFQTEGKKVESELVIAPKEVFSLLKQFQDRMDLYRFSGGVHASALSDTKNLLVVSEDIGRHNTLDKIQGECLLKELPTRDTILLSTGRISSEMLFKVAKMQVPLVVSRHSPTGGAVLLAQELGITLVGHARGNRLSVYSHPERLGCATN